From the genome of Scytonema hofmannii PCC 7110, one region includes:
- a CDS encoding CHAT domain-containing protein translates to MSNHPNQPRKVLLLSANPTGSSQLRLSEEMREIKEGLKRSTMRDQYLIVTAEAVRYTDIHRSLLDYEPHIIHFSGHGVQEEGLVFEDELGQIKLVSAEALAELFQLFADQVECVVLNACYSEMQAHAIAKHIKYVIGMSLEIRDTDAIKFSIGFYDALWSGKTVDFAYKLGCSLMKIADFPANVAPTLITNSRTSSSPIPLRNQNQQTSYLGKTILLQRPNSNKTDNSSLVCQNIGDLNSEENDSNIKFLLMKIHIEPVDSQKVNLYIIANFSEQRIEVNGVTIWFGLKRGQLKLYLKNGIIPIESVDTSQFVNCQVDMSGGVENDICWTFQANTTQNGTLKCLINRVKLGTVVKSKSMQQTTSQQPVDTEDSTICSIKATFEASSTTDFCITEMENENEEKNLLLGLFRNKKKKAVVERLILLNYLKPRLKPCIVQAEFNV, encoded by the coding sequence ATGAGTAATCATCCCAATCAACCCCGGAAAGTTTTACTTTTGTCAGCAAATCCTACAGGTAGCAGCCAGCTTCGTCTGAGTGAGGAGATGCGCGAAATTAAAGAGGGATTGAAACGCTCAACAATGCGGGATCAGTATTTAATAGTTACGGCGGAAGCTGTACGATACACGGACATACATAGATCTCTTTTGGACTATGAACCGCATATCATTCACTTTTCGGGGCATGGGGTGCAAGAAGAAGGTTTAGTATTTGAAGACGAGTTAGGTCAAATCAAGTTAGTGAGTGCAGAAGCATTGGCAGAATTGTTTCAACTGTTTGCTGACCAAGTGGAATGTGTTGTCCTTAATGCCTGTTATTCAGAGATGCAGGCTCATGCGATCGCAAAACATATTAAGTACGTGATTGGTATGAGCTTAGAAATCAGGGATACGGATGCTATTAAATTTTCTATTGGCTTTTACGATGCATTATGGTCTGGTAAAACTGTTGACTTTGCTTACAAACTTGGTTGTTCGCTCATGAAAATAGCAGATTTTCCAGCCAACGTGGCTCCTACATTAATCACTAACTCTAGGACTTCATCTTCTCCAATTCCTTTAAGAAATCAAAATCAACAAACATCCTACTTAGGTAAGACTATTCTTTTACAAAGACCTAACTCTAACAAGACTGATAATTCCTCATTAGTCTGTCAAAATATAGGTGATTTAAATTCTGAGGAGAACGATAGTAATATAAAGTTTTTACTTATGAAAATTCACATAGAACCTGTAGACTCGCAAAAAGTTAATTTATATATCATTGCAAATTTTAGCGAGCAACGGATCGAGGTGAATGGTGTTACAATTTGGTTTGGGTTGAAGCGGGGACAACTAAAACTGTACTTAAAAAACGGCATTATCCCTATTGAATCCGTAGATACATCTCAGTTCGTAAATTGTCAGGTTGATATGTCAGGAGGAGTAGAAAATGATATATGTTGGACTTTCCAAGCAAATACAACACAAAATGGTACACTTAAATGCTTAATTAATCGAGTTAAGTTGGGAACTGTAGTTAAAAGCAAAAGTATGCAGCAAACAACATCGCAGCAACCTGTCGATACAGAAGATAGTACAATATGCTCTATAAAAGCAACCTTTGAAGCTAGCTCCACCACAGATTTCTGCATAACTGAAATGGAAAACGAGAATGAAGAAAAGAACTTGCTTTTGGGGTTATTTAGAAATAAAAAGAAAAAAGCAGTTGTTGAAAGGTTAATTCTTCTTAATTATTTAAAACCACGACTGAAACCTTGCATAGTTCAAGCAGAGTTTAATGTTTAA
- a CDS encoding Lin0512 family protein, whose amino-acid sequence MARKRLIIEMGMGIDQHGQEPTVAAARAVRNAIAHNALPGVWEVAGLSDPNEMIVEVQVAVPYPEQVREEEVLAVLPFGRKTLKVEPGGMIVQGKAIAVLNDKNDEMLIAIAAVTVLVESADQ is encoded by the coding sequence ATGGCACGCAAACGCTTAATTATTGAAATGGGGATGGGTATTGACCAACACGGACAAGAACCAACTGTCGCAGCAGCAAGGGCTGTGAGAAATGCGATCGCACACAATGCCTTACCTGGAGTTTGGGAAGTTGCTGGATTGAGCGATCCAAATGAAATGATAGTTGAGGTACAGGTTGCTGTTCCCTATCCCGAACAGGTGAGAGAAGAAGAAGTCTTGGCTGTGCTACCCTTTGGGCGGAAAACACTGAAAGTAGAGCCTGGGGGAATGATTGTTCAGGGTAAAGCCATTGCGGTACTTAATGATAAAAATGATGAAATGTTAATCGCAATTGCGGCTGTAACCGTTCTGGTGGAATCAGCTGACCAGTGA
- a CDS encoding glycosyltransferase, protein MPPLVSVIIPCFNTERWIAEAIDSCLQQTYSNIEIIVVDDGSTDNSLEIIKSYGKKVIWQSVNHRGGNYARNKGLALSKGKYIQYLDADDYILPNKIERQVSFLEETEADVVYGDWRYRHHLPDGTSFLDNIERPGTQADIIESLLADWWTAVASLLYSRTAVERIGGWDENLKAAQDRDFFLSVVLQDAKVAYQPGCHAIYRRYGNVTVSTRSKPLWIESHRSVLIKAEQKLTQLNQLSIKYRYALAKCYFDLSREALQIDDYSKYLQLLEEALIIFPEFKRENGRSSYHFIQSICGFRLTESIVCRLLLTKKVIDSVMLQIQAIHDHWLASQSTSSRRLVQ, encoded by the coding sequence ATGCCACCCCTCGTTTCAGTCATTATTCCGTGCTTTAATACAGAAAGATGGATAGCAGAAGCAATTGATAGCTGCTTGCAACAAACATACTCAAATATAGAGATTATTGTTGTTGATGATGGTTCAACGGATAATTCGTTAGAAATTATCAAAAGCTATGGGAAAAAAGTGATTTGGCAAAGTGTTAACCACAGAGGAGGAAATTACGCTAGAAACAAAGGCTTAGCCTTATCAAAAGGCAAGTATATTCAGTATTTAGATGCAGATGATTACATCTTGCCCAATAAAATAGAAAGGCAAGTATCTTTCCTTGAAGAAACAGAAGCCGATGTTGTTTATGGTGATTGGAGATATCGGCATCATTTACCTGATGGTACAAGTTTTTTGGATAATATCGAACGCCCTGGAACACAAGCAGATATTATTGAATCTTTACTTGCTGATTGGTGGACTGCGGTTGCTTCCTTACTTTATAGTAGAACTGCTGTTGAGAGAATCGGTGGTTGGGATGAAAATTTAAAAGCTGCACAGGATAGAGATTTTTTCTTATCAGTAGTTCTTCAAGATGCTAAAGTTGCCTATCAACCGGGCTGTCATGCCATTTACAGACGATATGGAAATGTCACAGTCTCGACTCGCTCTAAACCTCTTTGGATAGAAAGTCACCGTTCAGTATTGATTAAAGCAGAACAAAAACTGACGCAACTCAACCAACTTTCTATCAAGTACCGTTATGCCTTAGCTAAATGTTATTTTGACTTGTCTAGGGAAGCACTGCAGATTGATGACTATTCAAAATATTTACAGTTGTTAGAAGAGGCTTTAATTATCTTTCCTGAGTTCAAGCGAGAAAATGGCAGGTCATCTTACCATTTCATTCAATCCATTTGTGGTTTTCGCCTGACTGAAAGTATTGTTTGTCGTCTTTTATTAACCAAAAAGGTGATTGATTCAGTTATGCTGCAGATACAAGCAATACACGACCATTGGTTAGCTTCTCAGTCTACCAGTTCACGCAGGCTAGTGCAGTAA
- a CDS encoding ABC transporter ATP-binding protein, with amino-acid sequence MTNLREKQITVHHEDTEVVISAKNVSKKFCRDLKNSLLYGLQDIAIELTGGNRKSDTLRAKEFWALNDVSFDLKRGQALGLVGSNGAGKSTLLRIISGLIKPDTGTVKVRGRVAPLIALGAGFNPILTGRENIYANMSVLGLATEEIEEKFQEVVDFAGIADAIDAPVQTYSSGMAARLGFACAVHIEPDVLLIDEVLAVGDISFKMKCYQRLAKLREQGTAFILVSHNPHVVLNVCESSIYLKKGNLVTSGETSSVIRKYEEDLCLGGTEVSSGVMYLPEKQKNESLGVDVISLCFKDEQGNILDNLLSGELAYFCVECASHIKVENINIGILITALSGQNERVLYIASSSDNEFLEILPGKSEIQMQMPYCCLLPGLYSAKVYVKEGIRSFDIVESFRFLVRANKVISQSLFYQPRYWKVINK; translated from the coding sequence ATGACTAATTTAAGAGAAAAACAAATTACGGTTCATCATGAAGATACGGAAGTTGTTATTTCAGCCAAAAATGTTTCTAAAAAGTTTTGCAGGGACTTGAAAAACTCTTTGTTATACGGGCTTCAAGATATTGCGATCGAGTTAACAGGAGGAAACAGAAAAAGCGATACTTTAAGAGCAAAAGAATTTTGGGCGCTGAATGATGTTAGCTTTGACCTAAAGCGCGGACAAGCATTAGGCTTGGTTGGCTCGAATGGCGCTGGAAAAAGTACGCTATTACGCATCATTAGTGGTTTGATTAAGCCAGATACTGGTACAGTAAAAGTAAGAGGTAGAGTCGCACCTCTGATTGCTCTTGGTGCAGGATTTAATCCTATCCTAACGGGACGAGAAAATATCTATGCAAATATGTCCGTTCTGGGTTTAGCTACTGAAGAAATCGAAGAGAAATTTCAGGAAGTCGTTGATTTTGCTGGAATTGCAGATGCGATTGATGCACCAGTACAGACTTATAGTTCTGGAATGGCAGCACGATTGGGATTTGCGTGTGCAGTTCACATCGAGCCAGATGTTTTGCTGATTGATGAAGTGCTAGCTGTAGGAGACATTTCTTTTAAGATGAAATGTTATCAGAGACTTGCAAAACTCAGGGAACAGGGTACAGCTTTTATCTTAGTCTCCCATAATCCTCATGTTGTCTTAAATGTTTGTGAATCTTCTATTTATTTGAAGAAAGGCAATTTGGTAACTTCTGGTGAGACAAGCTCTGTCATTCGCAAATATGAAGAAGATCTTTGTTTGGGAGGTACAGAAGTATCTTCAGGAGTCATGTATTTACCTGAAAAACAAAAGAATGAAAGTCTTGGTGTTGATGTGATTTCTCTTTGTTTTAAGGATGAGCAAGGAAACATACTTGATAATCTTCTATCTGGCGAATTAGCCTACTTCTGTGTCGAATGTGCATCACATATAAAAGTAGAGAATATCAATATAGGTATCTTAATTACTGCTTTATCCGGACAGAACGAACGAGTTTTGTATATTGCTTCATCAAGTGATAACGAATTCCTTGAAATCTTACCAGGCAAATCTGAAATACAAATGCAAATGCCTTACTGTTGCTTATTACCTGGTTTATACAGCGCCAAAGTATATGTAAAAGAAGGTATTCGCTCTTTCGATATAGTGGAATCTTTTAGATTTTTAGTAAGAGCGAATAAAGTCATTAGTCAATCTTTGTTTTATCAGCCAAGGTATTGGAAAGTTATTAATAAGTAA
- a CDS encoding ABC transporter permease, protein MKHKESLKSQLSEVIYTPESQLRRPIDLFKQMWRDLLASRELAWRLMVRDITAQYRQSFLGVAWAFLPPIVMAIGFTLANDANVINVGKTDIPYPAYVMFSTALWQTFVDALNGPVQAVTVAKPMLARVNFPRESLILAKVGEVFFNFAIKLILIVGLYFWFRISITWTALLVPVALIHLIILGTFIGVLLAPLGILYQDVSKGLTLITGFWLFLTPVVYPVPNEGTFGLLVKLNPVTPLLVTTRELATTGVISNPLGFWVVSVLSFVGLLVTWVTFRLAMPFVVERVSS, encoded by the coding sequence TTGAAACATAAAGAGAGCTTAAAATCGCAACTATCTGAGGTAATTTATACACCCGAAAGTCAACTGCGGCGTCCAATTGACTTGTTCAAACAAATGTGGCGCGACTTGCTAGCTTCTCGCGAACTTGCATGGCGGTTGATGGTACGGGATATTACAGCTCAATATCGGCAATCATTTTTAGGTGTAGCCTGGGCATTTTTACCGCCAATTGTCATGGCTATTGGCTTTACTCTTGCAAATGATGCCAATGTCATTAATGTTGGAAAGACAGACATACCTTATCCAGCTTATGTCATGTTCAGCACTGCGCTATGGCAAACATTTGTAGACGCATTAAATGGTCCGGTACAAGCCGTGACAGTTGCAAAACCAATGCTAGCGAGAGTGAATTTTCCTCGAGAGTCTCTGATTCTAGCAAAAGTAGGCGAAGTGTTTTTTAACTTTGCCATCAAATTGATTTTAATAGTGGGATTGTACTTCTGGTTTCGTATTTCTATCACCTGGACAGCGCTCTTAGTACCAGTTGCTTTAATTCATTTGATTATTCTGGGAACATTTATTGGTGTTTTGTTGGCTCCATTAGGAATTTTGTATCAAGATGTTTCTAAAGGGTTAACTCTTATTACAGGGTTTTGGCTATTTTTGACTCCCGTGGTTTATCCAGTTCCAAATGAAGGAACCTTTGGGTTATTAGTCAAGCTAAATCCTGTCACTCCTCTATTAGTGACAACACGAGAATTAGCAACAACAGGAGTTATCTCCAACCCTTTAGGATTTTGGGTTGTCAGTGTGCTTTCCTTTGTCGGATTGTTAGTAACTTGGGTGACTTTTCGACTAGCAATGCCTTTTGTTGTTGAGCGAGTGAGTTCTTAG
- a CDS encoding glycosyltransferase family 2 protein, translating into MNSSEVTNPQVTIVVVPRERFSYTRESLESIYAYTEYPFQLVYVDGGSPSHIKKYLTEQAIQKQFQLLRTEHYLSPNHARNIGLRQVHSKYVVFIDNDVVVTPGWLKTLVSCAEETEATLVSPLICQGTPLHEEVHCAGGESGVVLETKGETTRRRIIEKIYKQGRQISEVRPQLQRQKTGLAEFHCMMVRTEIFEKIGLLDEALLNTKEHVDLCIQVAEVGGTIYLEPDSLVTYVPGPPLDWTDVHYYMLRWSDEWELTSLKRLRDKWNLTEDEYFKNKYKRLGWRRDMTIINSIARKVPFGRFGSRVAGKILYELDKVLNRYITSHYAKRYLPR; encoded by the coding sequence ATGAACTCATCAGAAGTAACAAACCCGCAAGTGACTATTGTCGTCGTTCCACGAGAACGCTTCAGTTACACCCGTGAATCTCTTGAAAGTATCTACGCATATACTGAATATCCTTTTCAGTTAGTTTACGTAGATGGTGGTTCACCATCTCATATCAAAAAGTACCTAACAGAGCAAGCTATCCAAAAGCAATTTCAACTGCTCCGCACCGAACATTACCTCTCTCCAAACCACGCTAGAAATATTGGTTTGCGTCAAGTTCACAGCAAATATGTCGTTTTTATTGATAACGACGTTGTCGTTACCCCTGGTTGGCTGAAGACTTTGGTGTCCTGTGCGGAAGAAACGGAAGCGACTTTAGTCAGCCCTCTGATTTGTCAAGGGACTCCCCTACATGAAGAAGTGCATTGTGCGGGTGGTGAATCTGGAGTTGTGCTAGAAACCAAAGGCGAAACAACAAGACGGCGGATAATTGAAAAAATTTACAAGCAAGGTCGTCAAATTTCAGAAGTCCGTCCTCAATTGCAACGGCAAAAAACTGGGCTAGCAGAATTCCACTGCATGATGGTACGCACGGAAATATTTGAGAAAATCGGTCTTTTGGATGAAGCCCTGCTGAATACCAAAGAACACGTCGATTTGTGCATTCAGGTGGCTGAAGTTGGTGGTACGATCTATTTAGAACCAGATTCTCTAGTCACTTACGTACCAGGACCTCCACTTGATTGGACAGACGTACATTACTATATGTTGCGTTGGAGTGATGAGTGGGAACTCACAAGCCTAAAACGCCTCCGGGACAAGTGGAACCTCACTGAAGATGAATACTTTAAAAATAAGTACAAGCGGTTGGGATGGCGTCGCGACATGACAATTATCAATTCCATCGCCCGTAAAGTACCCTTTGGTAGATTTGGGTCACGGGTAGCAGGGAAAATACTGTATGAACTGGATAAGGTTTTGAACAGGTATATCACTAGCCACTATGCTAAAAGATACTTGCCAAGGTAA
- a CDS encoding glycosyltransferase: MKIAFILGEFPVLSETFILNQITGLISRGHEVHIYGYRPDDMSKIHPDIEKYQLLQRTHYIPSISTNYLGRVLKGLGLIVTNLHKSPLVILRSLNFLKYGKYATSLRLLYSVIPLLKSKQYDIIHGQFGMHGIEGQILRDIGAIEGKLVTSFRGYDISYYVQECGEDVYNELFVKGDFFLANCEFFRQKAINLGCDRNKIVVLRSGIDCSRFQFKARRPNANNKIRIVTVGRLVEKKGIEYGIRALAKVANVHPNVEYNVIGDGYLKTELHLLIEELKITDKVKLLGWKNQQEIIDILDNSHLFIAPSVTAQDGNQDAPVNTLKEAMAMGLPVIGTFHGGIPELVQDGVSGFLVPERDADAIAEKLIYLIEHPDIWENMGAVGRTCVEANYDINKLNDKLVEIYQLVAMTPHQPSQEEMSVVTANREYTNP, from the coding sequence ATGAAAATAGCATTCATTTTAGGTGAGTTTCCTGTATTATCAGAAACTTTTATCCTGAATCAAATTACAGGGTTAATCTCGCGAGGACATGAGGTACATATTTACGGTTACCGTCCTGATGATATGTCTAAAATACATCCAGATATAGAAAAATATCAACTTCTTCAACGGACTCACTACATACCTTCAATTTCAACAAATTACTTAGGTCGAGTGCTAAAAGGGCTGGGATTAATAGTGACTAATTTACACAAAAGCCCATTGGTTATACTGCGATCGCTAAACTTTTTAAAATACGGTAAATATGCCACTTCCCTTCGGCTGTTATACTCAGTAATACCACTCCTGAAGTCCAAGCAGTACGATATTATTCACGGTCAATTTGGAATGCATGGTATCGAAGGTCAGATACTCCGCGATATTGGTGCGATCGAAGGCAAATTGGTCACTTCATTCCGAGGTTATGATATTAGCTACTATGTTCAAGAGTGTGGCGAAGATGTTTATAATGAACTTTTTGTCAAAGGAGATTTTTTCCTTGCCAATTGTGAATTTTTCCGACAAAAAGCCATTAACCTAGGTTGCGATCGCAACAAAATTGTAGTTCTTCGTTCGGGAATAGACTGTAGCAGATTTCAGTTTAAAGCACGGCGTCCTAACGCAAATAACAAAATTCGGATTGTTACTGTTGGGCGTCTTGTTGAGAAGAAAGGTATAGAGTACGGTATTCGCGCCCTTGCCAAAGTGGCAAATGTTCATCCAAATGTTGAATACAATGTCATAGGTGATGGCTACTTAAAAACAGAGTTACATTTGTTGATAGAAGAATTGAAAATAACTGACAAAGTTAAACTTCTAGGCTGGAAAAATCAGCAAGAAATTATTGACATCCTAGACAATTCTCATTTATTTATAGCTCCAAGTGTAACTGCTCAAGATGGCAATCAAGACGCTCCAGTTAACACTTTAAAAGAGGCAATGGCAATGGGTTTACCAGTCATAGGTACCTTTCATGGCGGTATTCCCGAACTCGTACAAGATGGTGTTTCTGGGTTTCTCGTTCCAGAGCGAGATGCGGATGCCATAGCTGAAAAGTTAATTTATTTGATCGAGCATCCCGATATTTGGGAAAACATGGGCGCAGTTGGCCGTACTTGTGTAGAGGCAAACTACGATATTAATAAGTTGAACGATAAGCTAGTCGAGATTTACCAACTAGTAGCAATGACCCCCCATCAACCAAGTCAGGAAGAAATGTCAGTGGTCACCGCAAATCGCGAATACACTAATCCGTAG
- a CDS encoding helix-turn-helix transcriptional regulator, with translation MREERTTTNALRIIHQRYYQGKPERIAALQQARINDEVARKTNLLREEEGLSQSELAKLVGVATSVICQLEDADYEGDAIAMLNHIAAAFDKRVTIYLAPISDNLPKDLPTAQSF, from the coding sequence ATGAGAGAAGAGAGAACAACAACTAACGCCCTCAGAATTATACATCAGCGCTATTACCAGGGAAAACCCGAGCGCATTGCGGCACTCCAACAGGCAAGAATTAATGATGAAGTAGCTCGAAAAACCAATCTCCTTCGAGAAGAGGAAGGACTTTCTCAAAGTGAACTTGCTAAACTTGTTGGCGTAGCTACATCAGTTATTTGCCAACTAGAAGATGCTGACTACGAAGGAGACGCGATCGCTATGCTAAATCATATTGCAGCAGCTTTTGATAAACGTGTCACGATCTATCTAGCGCCCATCTCTGATAACTTGCCAAAAGACCTACCTACTGCTCAATCATTCTAA
- a CDS encoding type II toxin-antitoxin system HicB family antitoxin, whose protein sequence is MTLRYEVILYWSQEDQAFIADVPELPGCAADGSTYQQALENVEIIMQEWIETAKELGRPIPEPKQHIMSA, encoded by the coding sequence ATGACGCTTCGCTATGAAGTTATTCTATATTGGAGCCAGGAAGACCAAGCATTTATTGCGGACGTCCCAGAATTACCAGGTTGTGCAGCTGATGGTTCTACGTATCAACAAGCACTGGAAAATGTAGAAATTATCATGCAGGAGTGGATTGAGACAGCCAAGGAACTAGGTCGTCCAATTCCAGAACCAAAGCAGCACATAATGTCCGCTTAA
- a CDS encoding FAD-dependent oxidoreductase: protein MSLTEEILSQLPGNVLLGLRQSDRILASIREGDTPIPMVVKETTEPLGTVDWDVVICGGTLGILIGCALALKGVRVALIERRMLRGREQEWNISRKELQVFLELNLLTTEELEKAIATIYNPARVGFHNGTEVWVEDVLNIGVDPVYLLETLKQRFLASGGKLFENTPFTEAVVHPDGVRVNNQFTTRLLLDAMGHLSPIVQQARAGKKPDALCLVVGSCARGFPENHTGDLLLSFTPLHNQCQYFWEAFPAKDGRTTYLFTYMDTHPQRMGLEALFEDYLRLMPEYQGVELNQLTFQRALFGFFPSYRQSPLKTPWNRILPVGDSSGSQSPLSFGGFGAMVRHLERLTLGIHEALQTNQLSANALSILQPYQPSLAVTWLFQRAMSVGVNQKIDPNQINQLLSAVFQQMEQLGEPVLKPFLQDVVQFPALTQTLIKTGVTHPGLVAKVIPQVGLGTLLNWMVHYGNLGVYAALFLLSEMLQPWMKTLPHVSKYYWHRLAEGWKYGSGKDYF, encoded by the coding sequence ATGTCGCTAACAGAAGAAATTCTCTCGCAACTACCAGGTAATGTTTTATTGGGGCTACGTCAAAGCGATCGCATCTTAGCATCCATAAGAGAAGGCGATACACCAATACCAATGGTAGTCAAGGAAACAACCGAGCCTTTAGGTACGGTAGATTGGGACGTTGTGATTTGCGGTGGAACCTTAGGCATTTTAATTGGCTGCGCCTTAGCTTTAAAAGGAGTGCGAGTGGCGCTCATAGAACGGAGAATGTTGCGAGGTAGAGAACAAGAATGGAACATTTCCCGCAAAGAATTACAAGTTTTTTTAGAATTAAATTTACTGACAACAGAAGAATTAGAGAAAGCGATCGCAACAATTTACAACCCTGCTAGAGTCGGCTTCCATAACGGTACAGAAGTTTGGGTAGAGGATGTTTTAAATATCGGCGTAGATCCAGTTTACCTCTTAGAAACCTTAAAACAGAGATTTTTAGCCTCTGGTGGAAAGTTATTTGAGAACACACCATTTACAGAAGCCGTCGTTCATCCCGACGGAGTCAGAGTCAATAACCAGTTCACAACCAGGTTGCTTCTTGACGCTATGGGACATCTTTCCCCCATTGTGCAACAAGCACGAGCAGGAAAAAAACCAGATGCACTGTGTTTGGTGGTGGGAAGTTGCGCTCGAGGTTTTCCGGAAAATCACACGGGGGATTTGTTGTTATCTTTCACACCCTTACACAATCAATGCCAGTACTTTTGGGAAGCTTTCCCAGCAAAAGATGGTAGAACTACTTACCTGTTTACTTACATGGATACACATCCACAACGCATGGGTTTGGAAGCACTTTTTGAGGATTATCTGCGCTTAATGCCAGAATATCAAGGCGTGGAGTTAAACCAGTTGACATTTCAAAGAGCACTGTTTGGCTTTTTCCCCTCCTACCGTCAAAGTCCTTTAAAAACACCTTGGAATCGCATACTACCAGTCGGAGATAGCAGTGGTAGCCAGTCTCCCTTGAGTTTTGGGGGTTTTGGTGCAATGGTACGTCACCTAGAGCGTCTGACACTTGGCATTCATGAAGCACTCCAAACCAATCAATTATCTGCCAACGCACTCTCAATTCTGCAACCCTACCAACCCAGTTTAGCTGTGACTTGGCTTTTCCAAAGAGCCATGAGTGTGGGAGTGAATCAAAAAATTGACCCCAATCAAATTAACCAACTACTGTCTGCAGTCTTTCAACAAATGGAACAGTTAGGCGAACCAGTTCTCAAACCATTTTTGCAAGATGTGGTGCAGTTTCCCGCACTGACACAAACCCTCATCAAAACTGGTGTGACACATCCCGGATTAGTCGCCAAGGTGATTCCACAAGTTGGATTGGGAACTTTACTCAATTGGATGGTACATTACGGAAATTTAGGGGTTTATGCTGCTTTGTTTTTGCTAAGTGAAATGTTACAACCGTGGATGAAAACTTTGCCCCATGTTTCCAAATACTATTGGCATCGCTTAGCTGAGGGTTGGAAGTATGGTTCTGGCAAGGATTATTTTTGA